The Hippopotamus amphibius kiboko isolate mHipAmp2 chromosome 3, mHipAmp2.hap2, whole genome shotgun sequence genomic interval CCAAGGATGTAGAGGAGTGATGCACATAAACCACTGGACCCATCCAGGgttttggggagtgggggtggcagATGGATGGCCTAGTCCACTGCTGACACTCCTTGCACATGGAGGGGGGCTTCAATGTCTTGTGGCCAAGCACCCCAGTGAAGGTCTGATTGTAGAGCGAGGGTGATATTTAAGCCTCAGTGGATGGGGCAGTGGTTAGCATCATCTTCCAGATCAGGCTCTCCAACTGGCTAAAAACTTCCCTGGGAAAGGGGAAGGTACTTAAGCCATATGCCTTCCCCCTGGCCTAGATCAGTGCTACTCAAAGTGCGGGCGTTGGCTCATGGCCCTCTGCAAAATGTTTGTTATCCCTCTGCATTGACATGGGTCTAGGAATTAAGAGAACATCTTCAGAAATGTTTatagtaggacttcctaggtggcacagtggttgagaatctgcctgccaatgcaggggactcaggttcgagccctgctccagaagatcccacatgccacagagcaactaagcccgtgcgccacaactattaagcctgtgctttagagcctgtgagccacaactattgagcccatgtgctgcaactattgaagcccacaagcctagagtccgtgttccgcaacaagagaagccacggcaataaggagcccgtgcaccacaacgaagagtagcccccactcaccgcaactaaaaagaaagcctgctcacagcaaaaagacccaacacagccaataaaacaaattaattaattttttaaaaaaagaaatttttatagtaattttttaagccctttattggaatgtaattgttttacactgttgtgccagtttttgttgtacaacaaagtgaatcagctgcatctatacatatatccccatagtccctccctcctgcaactccttcccgcctgctctatcccagccctctaagtcatcacccatcatcgagttgatctccctgtgttatgcagcagcttcccactagctattttatattcGGTAGTGTATTTTATAGTAATTTGATATTCCTGTAACACCACCCAAGCACCATCCAATCTGGGCttctttttagttattttcaagtctgagagagagagtgtgtgtattTAAAAGTACTGATCTACcctgaatttgggggaaaaaaacaacctGGTCTTTCAAAAATCACTGACCTTGATAACACTGAAGCCACCTTAAAACCAGCTAAAGATTCAACTGAGAGAGAAGGGGAACAATCTCATCCGCGCCGCTTGCAAAAATTAGCCACAGATCACACGCAGGTGAGTGGGCAGCATCTCCTTTATTGCTTCAGGACAGAAACTGCAGGTCCCTCCCAcggccccagccccggccccggccccagccctggccccgcgCGCAAGGTAGAATCCGCGTCCGGGGTTTGAAGGTCAAGACCGGAACCTCGGCCCTCAACCCCGCCCAGCGCCTCGGCCACGGCTCCCGGGCGGCGTCGCCTGCCGCTTGCCGTAGCGCAGGCCGAAGGAGTTCCAGTTGTAGGCGGACATGTCCTTCTCCCGCTGCACCAGCACCGCGCCCCGCGGAGCGGGGATCAGGCGACTGCGGGGGGCGCACAGGTCCAGCCGCTGGGGCCCCGCGGAGCTCTCGGGAGGCTGGCACAGCGAGGCTCCCCGAGGGCTcggcccggcggcggcggccttCCTCTCCGCACACCGCGGGCTCTGCTCCCGGAGGGCCAGGAGAGCCGGGGGTCCGAGCCGCGGGCCTAGGACAGAGCCACAGGGGGAGGCTGACGTGAGGCCGGGGCCCGGGAAAAACGGCTTTGGAACACCTACTCACATCCCATCCTCTGCTTCCCTTTTGTTCCTTGACCCCTACGAAGCTCAGAGCTCCACGCTGGGCACCAGCAGCATCTTAGCTTGGGTGGTTAGGCTGTTTGCTTCTCCCTCCTTCAACATAGCTTTGGTTTCACCTGTTACAGAAGTCTCGAATGCCTTTAATAttgaattacctttttttttttttttttttccggaagCAAGCAGGATAGagcttgaaaataaagaaaacgcAAGTATTTTCTGGACACCCAGCTTTGTTCCTCCTCGTGGTTCGCTGGCTGGCCCTCTGCCCCGGATCTGCATCAGGCTCCCACTAGACTGAGCTTCTTGGCACAGCTGGGGACATGTTCATTCATCTCTGAGTCTTGAaaacagtgccttgcacatagtagggcCTCACAAATACTTGTTAAATATATAAAAGCTAATGAAAGGCTTGTAgttacagaaatgaagaaagtgaaGCTAAGACTGTTGTGCCCCACACCCCCAACAAGAGTGACCCCCTAATAGGCTATataagaacttcaacaaagaaggGAAATTATCTGGGTCACCTCAACCAGTTCACACccccctccgcccctccccccactccaggTATAATCTCTGGCATTCATACTAAGGGTTACTGAGGCTAATTTAGAAGGCACTTCACATGCAAGTCTCATTAAGTTCACTATAATTTTTAGCAGTAAAATAGTGCAACTAGCTCTCAGGAGACAATGACCCCAGCAAATTGTGGCAGGAGATGAGTGGAAATGAGGTCTGAGGTGTGCGTGGGTGTgtgctggggggcagggcaggggagtaGTTGGCTTTGAGCCCTGCTCTTCAATGCCCTGGCATACTCTGGAGAAGAAGAGCATGGCTGTGGTCCAGAGTTAGTGATAATCTTCCTAGGAGGGCCCTGGGCCTGGCTGAGATAGGAGGGACAATGACTTCCTTTCTAGCAACAGCCACCATCCCAGCAGTAGGATCACTGCTTAGGCTACTGTTTTTAGCATCacctaaaagcttttgccaaAAAGAGCCAAGAGCTCAATGTCCCCAGGACAGTGATGACGTTAttctctggggggggggggggggggtcctccctCACCCAGAAAGAACACCTGATCCTAGGAGAGAAGACACTCTCGGCAAAGGACACCTGGGCCATGTTCTCTTTGCTCTGGGATACATTATGGGCACAATGATATTGCATGTATGGAGAGAATGCTGCAAGTTCCATAGCTAGAGGAACTGAGGTCCCCAGAGGCCAAACTGACCACCCAGCAGTGTTAAACCCCACGTCCTGACTTGGGGATGAGCACTGTCCTAGCTCACGCCCTGTAGAGGACACTTTTGGGGAGCTCAGCGCCTGCTGGGTTTCTGCAGCCTTGGACTGAGTGACTTCGGGAAGGTTTCTttacctctttgggcctcagtttctccaggtCATCAGTTCCACAATGAACTTATAAGGTTGACAGGTATTAAGGATCTGAACTTTTGtgtagattcttttttattttttttttccaaatttcccGTAAAGGAACTGAGGTCACTGGTAAGACAAACTTGCATAGTAAATTCCTTCCCAGCAGATCTGCACAGAGAGGTGGTTGACTTAGAGCAGAGTCTAAAACCATGAAGGAGCTCTGTGGTTAACAAGCACCTGAACCTGGGTGAGCCTCCTGATGTCCATATGTGTTGCATATACCAGTCTTAGGTTTCCATTAAATGCAGCTTTAAATTCACAGTCAACGGACTAGccataatctgaaaaatatagtaATTCTCATTTTGTGACAACTCActtgctccctcccacccttcttcCCAGGCAACGCATACCTGTGGTTCTAGGATTCTCCATGGGCTCCACCTTTTCTAATGTCTCCCTGAAGGAGGTGGTACAAAGGAAGAGCATCAGCTGCCAAGAGACCAGGGAGTTCATCTTGGTGAGAAGAGGCAGGTCCTGGAAGTGCCCTGAGACCAAGACAGAGAGCGGGAGGAGGGACTCGGTTAGGCATGCTGTCTGGGGTGAGTGTTGGGGCAAAGCCCAGCATGAAGTGGGAGCCCTGGAAGGAAAGAGACCACCCCTGCCCTTGGAGGCCCCCAGTGGAGGGATGAGGCTGAACAGACACAGCATGGCAGTGAGACTGAGACCACTTGCACAGTATAGTCCCAGCTGAACTCATGCTAGACGAGGATCATCCGGGAGGGCTTCCTGTAGGTAAGGCCAGTAAagttaggaaggaaggaaagaaggaagggagggaggaagaaagaatccAAATCCGTGGAAGGGGCAGGACTACTTGGGTTGGAAAATGGTCAGGATTCTGAATCTCAGGTTTGCTTGAAAGGAATGTTGGAGAAACGAGGAGTGAGATACAGTGTGGCAGTGCGCTGGGAGGGGTGAAGTGAAGTGGGGCAAGGCATTCCACTGGGTGCAGGATGCCAAGGTCCCAACCTTCTCTCCAGAGCCTGGGAGCAGGTGCTTCTTCCCTCCATGCTGGGCTCTGCGTAAATGACAACTTTCTGTGTCCGCTTGCCCCGCTAGAATGTGCCTTCCCAAACCTGGCCCAGTTCCCTCCTGCTGTAATAGGAacttaattcttttcctttttcaagaaaaaaggaagaaagaggcaaTCATCTTGTTTGCTCTCATAACCCTTCAGAGCCTTGAAAACCATCATTAAGTTGCCTTATTGCCTGTaattcaggaaagagaaaaaaacctttccctgatTTATCAGGTCAATTTTCTCCATATTCTATTCTCCGTGGGCTCTGAGAGGATATGAATTTAACCGATGTCATGATTTTGACTGTTGAAGTGGGAGCTGTGTACTCTGACCCCCTCTTCATCCCCTTACCCCGCTCATCCCCAACCCCCCAGCTCTTCCAGCTCCCAAGTCTGACTTCTCTTTGAAAAAGTCATCAGGCACTTTGAAACTGTCCAGCAAACATGATTAAAGACAGGTTGGTGGAGAGCCAGGCAGCACTGCAGGCTGAGCAGAAGGGTGTGGGTGCCAGATGTAAAGGCTGGAGCCTCCGTCtgtgggcagggggcgggggggactaTCATTGGTGCCCGTCAGCTCCCAATGGTTGCTCAGCCCTATCCATCCGTCTGTTCTCGCCCCCACTCCCCgttcccctccctgctcccgcCAGGGCACAGGCATGGAGCAGAGTAAGAGTGGGATCAGGAGGACTCAGACCTGGCCGAagctccaccctccctccctgtgaGACGAGAGCGAGTCACCCCCCATCTCTGGACCTTACTGCTCCATGTGTAAAATAAGAGCATTGAATCAGACTGGCCACGGACTGTCCCCTCACATGCTCACTTATCCTTGCAGACTTTGTGACACCCTGAAACCCAGACCACAGCTTTTGCACCTGCCTTAAggcctggggcggggcagggagtgGAGACAGGATCAGTCCAGTAGAGAGAACACTGTAAAACCATTTCTTTTGTGGCTTCAGACCATGGATGCACAAGGTCCAGGTTAGCTCAGAAATCATTCCTGCTCACAGCACCGGATTGGTACTACGGGTGCACAGGTGTGCTAAGACACAGGGTTGCTTCCCCCAGGCCTACCCCGAGATCTAGCACAAGAAATTGAGTCGTAATCTGAATCATCTCAAAATAATATGGTAAATGATAGGCTGGAGGTACATAAGTACATGGGGTCGGGGGGACGCTGGGGGGTGTTAGAGTCCATGGGATCCTGACCTGGAAGGGGTCCAGACAGGTTTTCTGCAGGGGGTGGTGCCTGAGCTGAGTTTCTGAGCACTGAAGGCAGTCCCAGCAAGGGAGCTGGAGCTGGGTTGGAGGGAGGTGCAGGGCCTCCAGCCTGCCAGGAGGGTGGAACTTTGTTGGAGAGTGAGCAGTGAAGTGAGGCTGCGGAAGGGACCACCAGGGGTTTCATCCCGAAGCAGTGTGGCCCAGAGGGGAATGTATGTAGATAAGCAGTTCAGATGGAGCATTCAGGCTGCTCTTTAAAAGCAGGATGGTGAGTGAGGAAGGGGGCAGTGGGCAGGCTGTGTGGTTAGAAGGTAGTGTTCCTTCTTCGTGCTCCTCTCACCCATATTGCATCCTCTCCATCCCATCACAGGCAGCACTTACCATGGGCCACATGTGAGAACTTTgttccttcccccccaccctgctaCCTGTCCCCAACGCGCACgtgcagacatacacacacacacacgcacgcacacacgcacgctcCCCCAACTCCTGGTTCACTGCCCAGCACAGGGGCTTTTAACACATGTGATAgaattaaattgaaaaagaacCATCAGTTTCCAAGGGGCCATAGTGGCTGCCCTGCTGTGGGCATTTTTGTGGTCCCCCTGTCCCGGGGGTTTTGTAGCTAGAAAGTAACAGAAATTCCAGGCTGAGTTGGAAACCTTTTGGGGTGGGGCAGCTCCCTTCTGGGGTGACCCTGTGTCTTAGTGCCAGGGCTGGCAGCACACAGGGATTCTTTGTTTAGGTCTGTGTTTGCCATCCACACATCAGGGAACTGCCCAGAGGAGTcctattgagcccgtgagccccAGGAGTTCGCCGGCTCCCTCCAAAAGCTTCTGTGGCCTCCCATCCCAGCCAGAGAGTTCATTCAGTGCATTCATTCTTTCCACGGAAAGGAATCCCCAAGGTCCTGGTTTCATAAAGTGCAAGTCCACGTATTTACCCAGACATCCCAGAATAATCTGGCCAGCCTAGTAATCAGGGAAGATCAGCACCCCTTTGCCTGCCTGGGACACCGATGTCAGTCTTGGAACTGAATTCCTGCACCGACCACGAGAGCCTCCCTGGGTCCGGCCAGACCCCTCCCCTGGTGTGGGTGCTGCAGTGCACCTACCTTGCCTTGGCTCCGTCCTGAGGGCTCTCCGAGGTGATGACACTGCTCTGCGGGGTGAAcacctggagggaggggagatgggctcCTGGGCTCGCTCTCACCAGCTCCCTGATCACGTCCCTTTTATAGAGTGCAGGGTGACGTCTCCAGGCACaggcccacctctgcctccccctccctcctcctcagacCCCCTCAGGGAGCACAGCCCTCCCTGTGGTGATGACGGTGGCTGATTCCTGCCTCCTGGTTCTCATGACTGAAACCAGCCTGTTCCTCCCCCTCCAGAAGCCTTCCAAGACTGGCCTTCTGATTCCCACTGATTCTTTCCTGCCTTCTCACCCCCTTCTCCCCAGACCCACTCAAAGACCCATTCTGCCCTGAACAACATGGAAATGGACagtctggggaggcagggagggccagCATGCGATGCTCCCCCTCCAGACAAGTGAGCCGggtgtgggggaggaagggggaggaggtgcCACAGTCTgccctggcggggggggggggggggggtggggggagcgggcAGGGAGGTGTCCTTGCTCCCCGTGTGCTCCCAGCTCTGGAAGCTCAGCTGGGGTCTCTGACCAGAAGGCAGCTCCTGGGCTGGGATCTGGGATCTGGGACTGGGTGGggggattgtctttttttttattccttccttcctgtcctcttccCCCAAGCAATTCTTGAGCACCTGCTCAGCACAGGGTTTGGAGATGAACATACCATGGTCAGATGGGCGAGACAGGTATGTGAGCAATTGGCTAAGAAAGCAGCACAAAAGGGCAGCTCTAGAAGGTAGGCGTACCTGGGAAGCGCTAAGGGAGCTTGGAGGCGTGCCTTCCAGGTGCAGAGTGTCTGGAGGTGCTGCTCCTGGAGCCCCACAGTCATGTCCTGTGGCACCTCCATCTCACCGTTTTGGAATTGCTGTGAACCTCGCTTAGAAATGGGGAAGGTGTCCTTCCCTTTGCACCCTCAGCACCTGCTCCTTTGCTCTGTACAGACTGAGGGGCCCTCGCAGAGACTTAGTAAATGTACACATTGCAGGGGACTCCTGTCTATTTCTTGGGCCTGCAAGAATGCACTTTACCCTTGAATGAAGGGCTTCCCAGGACAGAGACTGGGGCTCTTGGAAGGTAGGGACTATGTTTCTACCTCAGCACAGAGGCTACCCGGTGGGTGAGCTATGCAGGCATCCACCTAATGAATGGTTGAGAAGCACTTCCCACCGTGATGGGGATTAATACTCATCACTTGTTTGATACCTACTTCTAACAGGGGCTTGCGAACATAGTATCTCACTCATCAGGACTAGTAAACACTAGGGAAAAACAGTAGGCCATGAGAGCAGGCCTGCCTCTGGTCGTGTGGAATGATGTGTGTGGGCCTAGCCTGTGTCAGAAGATGGGCTTGATGGACTAGAGACACTGACTTTGAGTCTAGGGCCCATTTACAGCTGGGGATTTAATCTTTGCTTTTCCTCTGATAAATACAGGGGGCGTGTGATCCCAGTCCCATCTCCATGGGCCCTGGATCGCCGCTCCCAACAGTCCTGACAGCTTCTTGCATCGACATGGGGATTTGAGGTCAGTCACTCggctccatccttccttctgtaCTTGGAGAGGTCCAGGTATGATGGGGAGATGAGTCAGTGCAGGGGGGGCCGGTGGGGGTGGCCCCCATTTCCTTTGCAGCCCCCTCAACCAATGATCCAAGTTCAAGGAGCTCATCTCTGCTGTTCAGACCATTGAGCTGGTGCCTTGAAGCCTCCGGAACAGCTGTGGGAGCCAAGCATCATTACTCCAGACAAAGAGTGGGGCGCAGACTCAATATCTAGGTTATTACGAAGCTGGCCTTGAGAGCCGGGAGCAGTGCCAGGCGCAGACGTGGAGAGGGGACTGCGGGGGTGTGCCCAGGGGGCAGGCGTGTCAAGGTGCTGGCTTAGAGCCCTCCGGGCTTCTCAGAGAGCTTGTATTCTGTCAAGTGCTTCCgagaaagggggtggggcagggggctggggaccACTGCCCCATGCCTCCCCCACGGAGAGGACAGAAGCTGCCACCTGCTTTTTCTGCTGTTATTGGCTGTCACACATCCTCTCCCTGCCTGGGGCCCAGACTCAGCCAGCTCTCCAGAAATCTGGCACTTTCTGGCTGGGTCACCTAGACTCCCTAAGTCTCCATTTCTTTGGCTCTAATAGGGAGCTATGAACAGACACTGTTCTCTACACCCACACCTTTGGCACATCTGCTGTTGTCAAATGGAGAAGGtacagggaggggaagaggctgtGTCTGGCCAACCTGGGGAAGGGGCTTtgaggggagatggggaagggTCCACTGTACCAGGGGCAGTAGTTTTACCAACTCTGTGTGCGTCCCCCACCCCAAGGCACCGCCACTAAGCCACACACACAGTCCACTTACCGTGCTCAGGAAGGGGATGTTGGAGGTATTGCCCAGGAAGCCAAAGGCAACAGGGAAAAAGCCCCTAGgagcagagaggcagagggagtggTCAGTGATGGCCCTGGAGGGGAGGATGAGGGCAGCGAGGCTGATGTCCCCCTAAAGCCTCCAGCTTTGTCTCCCAAGAGAGTGGGCCCCAGGCAGTGGGGGCGGGCGTGGTTCAGCACCCTTGTTTTTCAAGAGGCAGCCAAGGGAAGTAGCTGAGGATGAAGGCCCTGgaacttccctcgtggtccagtggttaagaatctgccttccagtgcaggggacatgggttcaatccctggtcagggaactaggatcccacatgccatggggcaactaagctgcacctattgagcctgcataccacaactagagagaagcccgtgccaCAAAGGAGATCCTATGTGCCTCAACTACGACCCAATGCAGCctgattcattaattaattttttaaaaaaagaatgaaggccCTGGGGTCAGACTCCTTGGGTTCAAGTCTACCACTCACTGGCGCTGTATAAacttgggcaaatttcttaacttctctgaatctatttccagctgtaaaatgggattaataataatagtacctacatgGCAGGGCCTTACACAAAGAGATGCTTGGGAaatgtttatgtttctttttattattgttgttgtctTCTCCTCCCTCGACTGGGTGTGTACCGCCTGCCTCAGGCTtcctgggctccaggcacggaTTGCTGTTGGAGGCTGTGCTCACTTCATTCTCCCCCCTGCCTCGGCACCGCAACCTTACCACACACCCCCTGGCAAGGATGCACCCTTCCCTCAAAGGGCTGGGAGGCATGGAGGTTGGTGTGGGAGGGGGAGCAGAAATCTGAATTCTGGCTGAGCTACTTCctttccttgggcctcagttcccgGTGGTTCACGTGCGTCTTTGAGGTCCCTTGtagctctgatttttttcccccttcaatgCTGCTGCAAGGTGTCTTTGTCACGGTTTCCTTTTGGTTGTAACTACTGAGTCTGCAGTGGCCCCACCCGCACTTctaagccctcaataaatggtaactattGTCAGCGTGAACTTGTCTTTCTCACTGAATTGCAAGTTCTGCAGGAAGTTTCTCCTCATTCAGCACCGTATCCCCACACCTAGCCCTGTATTTGGCACATCGTAGGTACTTTTTTATATATCTGACTATTTGAATGGATGACTGTTTGAATAATGACATAGTTGAATATTAAATAGTGGATAACAGAACACGTGAGAGAATTTTGTTTCCTGCAGTCAAGCTATGATGTCTCTGAAGTCTAGAGCATCCGGACCAGTCAGGTATTTTCCAGGTTACACTGAGCAAGCTGATGGCTCCAATTAGCCTAGGGTTCCTGGTCCACAGCTGCTTCCCGTGAGTCCATAAACCACGATTCTTCTAGtccccatcatccccatcccacccctgttCTCTCCGCAGTGCCCCAGAGATGATCTTCCCcaatatccttttctttcttttccttaaggACCCTTCAGTCTTCTCTgagaccctcccctcccctcaaggCCCATCTCAGGTTCTGCTTCCTCTGGGATACCTCCCTGGCCCTGATGGAGGCCACACACCTTCACTGAGTTGCCCCCTGTCTTTCTCCTGGCCCAAGCTGACCCTGGACAGGCCGAGGGATGTGGGAACATGAGCCAGAGACACCTGGATCAAGTTCAGATCTTTTGCACACTACCTGTGAGAGCCCGGGCAGGGGCAGCCTCTCTTAGCattggtttccttatctgcaagTAGAGGACAATCTTCCAGTGGGTGGTGGAGGTGACAAAATGAAAGGATGATTGTGAGCATGCTTGGTGCATGTGAGGGGCTTAGCAGGTGTTCGTTCACTGCCCCTCTTCCCTATCTGGGTTGCTAGACTTGAGGCCAGGTCCTGTGTCTCCTCCCTGGTGACAGGAACAGGGATGGGTACACAGCAGGATGGGATGATTCCTCCAACTTATCCTTCAACCTACAGTTGGAGGGTCCACCCGATGCCCCTCCCCATTTTCAGCCCTTCTGAGGCTCCTGTCTCTTGCAGGATAAAGTCCAGCTTCTGTATGCACTGCTGGTCACACTGCCCAAATCTGATCTCAGCAGCTCAGAGGCCCTGGTGGTCCCATCCAGGGGAAAGGGACCTGCACTCACTTGAAGAGGTTAAAGAAGCCATAGGTTTCCAGGAGCATGCCCAGCAGGGGCCAGCGCAGGAGCACAATGACCACACCCCCCAGGAAGAAGCTGGTGCCCTTGAGCTTGTGCCtctggaagaagaaggaaaacgtCTTCCTCAGGCCGATGATGAGGGAGAGGCCGGTCAGGAACAGCAgctgtgggagagggaggaggcgggTGTGAGGACAAACACACTGGCTCTCTCTGCTCCCTTGGGAGcggggggccaggcctggagctgCGCATCAGGCACAGTGGAGGACTTGCTAACTCTCCAAGGAGGGACGACATTGGAGAGGGTAAACCAGCAACGTGGAAAAAATCCCAGGGCCTTGGGAAATTTGAACTGGGTAGGAATAGAAGTGCCCAGAGGCAGGGTGGACCAGGAGACCTTTGAAGGTCTCTAGCTTGTCACCCAACTCAACCCAATTTCTTAGATCCCAAGCATGTCTTCATATATGATATAATTTCTCATCACCCCTCCTAAGTAAGATGGGAAAGATAGTGAGATTCTCTCCATCGTACAGAGGTGAAGACTGAGGCCTAAACAGGTTAGGCAGCCACACCCAGAGTCACAGGGAACTGTCAGGGCTCCACTGCCTGTGGAAGCATCGCCCAGGCCCTCCACTCTGTGGCCCTGGCCCCACCTTCAGCTTGGCTCCTAACGATC includes:
- the KISS1 gene encoding metastasis-suppressor KiSS-1, with translation MNSLVSWQLMLFLCTTSFRETLEKVEPMENPRTTGPRLGPPALLALREQSPRCAERKAAAAGPSPRGASLCQPPESSAGPQRLDLCAPRSRLIPAPRGAVLVQREKDMSAYNWNSFGLRYGKRQATPPGSRGRGAGRG
- the GOLT1A gene encoding vesicle transport protein GOT1A; amino-acid sequence: MISITEWQKIGVGTTGFGIFFILFGMLLYFDSVLLAFGNLLFLTGLSLIIGLRKTFSFFFQRHKLKGTSFFLGGVVIVLLRWPLLGMLLETYGFFNLFKGFFPVAFGFLGNTSNIPFLSTLFRRLQGTSSMV